ATATGCAACACACACATGCCCAAGACAACAGAAATCCATGGTACCTGAATTCAAACAATATAAGTTTTTGTATAGTTCCGACCTTAATAGACAAGTATCAACAGGATCAAAGTTAATGTACCACTGAGAGGGAATTTTTTGTAATAGCAGCTGGTGCAGACTGCGCTGGAACAAACTCGCCAAATAAAGGTTCACCTTCGTCGCTCATTTGTGGAGGAACTTTTGTTGTCTGGTGATTATTCCCCAACCATGTACCTGTAGGCACCGGGCTCCTTGATAGAGATCTTGCTGACCTGTAAAACCAATCAGAGAGTTAGATGCTCCTGGAATATTATCTGATAGCTAGAGTGCTCTGTCAGCAGGTGATAATAAAACTGCAACATCCCGAAGTAACCATCAAGAGTGCAGTCCATTGCCGTATTCCATGTAATAGAGCAAACAAACAATATTTATCCAAAGAAGTGGACATAATTTGCTTTAAGGAATGAAATAAATGTTGAAAAAAACTGTGAAATATGATGAAACATTAACAAGCTCAAGAACATTACGCATAGTAGTAGTCTGAGCCGGGGCTGACTGAACCATGACGTTGCCGGAATACTTCTGTGTTCACCTGGATTGGTGAGCTCGGGATAGGAATAGTCGGACCTGACTGAATATTATTTTTGAATGCCTCGTCCCTATGTCCCAAAAGCTTTTCACGTAATGAAGCATCCCCTCGTTGATGTTTCTGAGACTGAAATCATAAAATGTAGTCCAACAGAAGTGAGAggatagtttaggaagatggtaggAGCCAAAAGGTGTCTAAACAATTTTTAAGGGAATCTGGCTTGTGGTAACACTAAACTACTTTGCAAAGCCGTGAGCAGCTGCATCATAAGTGCATGAATCCAGAAATAGAAGTATTGTTCATATACAGTGGTTGCTTCTCTACAATTGTTAACCACATTAAGTATCTATTTTGCTAATATTCAGAGAAACGTGATTCCTTGCAAACATAATGATAATCGTCAATGTTACGGAGTGATCACCTTGGCAGTTACCCCAGTTTTCTTTACTTTAAGATGGTAGATGTGGCTATAGTATATTGTCTGTCCAGTGAGAATCACAGTTGTGATGGTATATAGCTGCATTGCAAAAATTAAGTTCTCAGATGACAGAAACCACGCAGAATTGAAGTAACAAGAGTTAAGAAAATGGTGTCCTTACCAATGCCATGTAAAACTGTGTCGGCAGCTGCATTACAAATAAAAAATATTAATTTCAAATGTTCaaattccccgcaaaaaaaaaaaattcaaatgttCAAAATAAAAGATAATTATTTAATCCCACGCATCCTTTCTACATCACAACTGCAACTTTAAACTCTCTCTTTTCAATTAAATGAAACACAAAGGTCCTTCGCGTTTTCTTGAAAAAAGAACAACTGAACATGAAGAAGTTGTACACATTAAATGCAAGAGGGCTGTATTGGCAAGCATAATCAGGTTTATGTACAGCAGATCTAAATCATTTATATAACTTGTTTAGATTGTTAGGGAATCTCCCATTTTGAGATACTATATATGCTTGGAACTATTATATTAGTGTTCATATTCAGTTACTCTCCGCTTCAAAAAAAAATGCATGAGTTCATCCAGCATAACTATACTAGCTCTTGCTGGTTCCAGGAACATGGCAGGcaagcagaaatgatttggttgctTTTCATACTCATGAATAACACGTCATTATATTGTCCAAATGAAACTGCAGTCGGATAGTTCATTAAATCAGACAAAACTACTAGTGTCCTATAGGATATTAACACATGTAACGGGTGCATGTGCCTCGCGGAAGAAAAATGTCGTATGATGGAAtttgagaaaagaaaaggaaactgTGGCAATAGTGGATCTTACAGTAGCAGGTTCCAGGAAACAGCCGGCAAGGTTAAACAAATCCCTGCATGAGTGCAGAAGAACGACATACACCATTAGAAGCGTTGCGCACGATATGCATATGCAAGTACAATAAGGATGGTACAACATCAATATGCGAGGAAGGTGAGAAATAAGAAACAACATACCCAACTATCCAGGTCATCAGAAAGGCAATAGAAAGGCCTTCTGTTGACTTCTGTTTGTAATTTGTTATGATCTGCGGCACCTCAGCGATACCCCAACTGAGGACACTAGCCAGTCCAAGACCCAGGGCAACACCATCCTTAGTACTGCACAGGCAGTACTTCAGATAGACTTTAGCCCATTCCGCGCAATGCGGAGCTGATGGGCAGCTCGGAGGAGGCGTTCCACTGAAGATACCCATTGGCGTGTGTGCTCAAACCTGAGGAACAGTTGCACAAAACATGGGCGTTATAAAAAGGATGTGCTGTCAATTTGATCTTCTCATTTGAacaagaaaggaaacatattaCTCTAATTAGCAACCTCTTATTTCCATTATGAAATAAGTACCATACAGGCATATGTGAAGAAAATGTTTTCCGTTTTTACTTGAAATGCCTGAAGCAAATTGAATAGCTGTCTAAATTTCAGCTCAAAATATGGGGGAGAGAGAACTGTTCCATCACCAAAAAAAGAAACAGATATGATGAAAGTTCAGAGACAGCAGCTAAAAGAGAAGAATGGAGAAGAATCTAAAAGAGAATAGTATGGAAAGAATATTCAAAAGTAAAAGGAAGAGGATGTAAGAAAAGATTGAGGAGAAGAGAGATGATCCACTCCCCGTATACTGCAGTTTGTTTGTGTAAGCATGCAACATTATTACTGTAGAAAaatgaattttaaaaaatgaacTGGATTTTGAAAATTCTATTGATAAGGACTTGTAGATGTAAGTGGCCTTCATTCTCTTCTCCTTGTCCACACGAATCACCTAGGCAAACAGCCAAAAACACGAACCAAATTGAACAAAATATCTGCGTCCGTTCTTTCTCTCTCCATCTCTGAGGTTATCCATCCCCTTGCTCTCCGCCGCCAACCCAAAACATGCTGCAGATCCATAGTTCAAACAATCGCGTCAAGAAAGATAAAACTTGAAAGTGGAACCCCGGACGCGTCACCCCGTCGGCCCAGCCTAATCGAGACATCTCTGAAAATTGCATCGATTCCCTAGCGAATCCGCGTCTCCGTTCCAGAAGCCAAACGGCAACGCGTCTCCGCCATTAACACACTTGAAAGgccgcaagaaagaagaagaaaccctTGGAAGAATCTAAAGCCGGCGCGACGTACAGGCAGGAAGAGAAAGATGGCTGAATCGGGAGTAGGGCTACTCAATCTCGTCAGAGCGATGGACGCAGCCGCCAAGAAGCGAAACCCCGGACGGAACACGGCATTGTCGGACACTCACGAGGCGGCGGCGCCAGAAGAAGGAAAAAGCGTCGCGAGGGAAGGAGGTGAGGTGGTTCGTACCAGAGTTGTTCGTCTTGTTGCCGaggaagcgagagagagagagagttggagTTGGCGAGGCGAAGATGGAATAGAAGCCGAGAGGAGAGAGGCCGCGATTTTATCGCCCGCTCGCCCTCGCCGCCGCTTCTTGGCTGTGATGTGGGTGGCTGGTTCTCGCGAGACCAGGATGCCTATTTTGGCGGCTTGCCACCGTGCCCTGCCGCGGCCGCGTGGCACCGCTCGCTCGGGCTAGGAAGACTCCCTGCTGGAGGCTGGACCGGGACCCGCGACTCGTGAGCCGTTCGTTCGCAGGTTTTTCTTCCCTCTTGTCGAACGGAAACGCGCCGTCGTCCACGCAGGTTACGGCTCGGTAGCCCGGGCGCGTACGTCTCGGTCGCCCTCGACACGATCAACAGGTGAAAACGTGGGGTAGTTCTGTTCGTCACATGGTTCATACATgatgtactccctttgttccttcTTTTTCAACAAGTTGAGGCGCTCAAGGCGCCAAATTTCATTCAAACAGTGCTCAAGTACATGTTACATCGTGGATTACAAACTGGTGGTATCTCAGCTCTGAGATAGCTTGAATATAAGGACAACCAAGATGCCTATGAGCCTGCTTGATActtcgtttagatcactactttagtgatctgaaTGTTCTTATATTTGCTTACAGAGGGAGTACGTGCATAAGCAGGTTCTACTCTAGAGTTTAGAATCTGATGAACGGCATCATGAGCAAAACTATTTAAGTTTCTAGCAATATGAAAAACTACAATGCCTGTGATGCTTAGAGAGGTTAAAAAATCTTGCCAAGTGTTGCCTGCTAGTCTAGTGAGATGAATATGAAGATATACCATCAACAACTGCTGCTTTTGCTAGGGAGAAATTGTCAGTAAGGAAGGTGACACCCTACAGGTTGAGTTTGTCCACAATGATTGTCGCAAGGTGAGGAGCAACTCCCTCGGCCACCAAGGGAGAAGACGCAAGCTCCATGGAAGCTTGGATCATGAGCGAAGAGAAACACGCGCCTTCTGCAAGTTGAAAACAAATCCCCAGACATGTTGATGGAATAGTGCTTCTACCAGGAATTTTGTTCTTCTTCCAAGAAGCATCTGAGAAGATTTTAGGCCCTACAATCAAAAGATCAAAAGCAATAGTATGAACTGGAGGAGGGAGTAGTTGGCCCAGCAGCTAGTGGACGGACACCATTGTTTGCAATTGCATGATCATCATGTAATAAATTAGAAACTGAAGCTGAGATAGCCTTCTCGTTCTGATGGATGTGATGAGGTGGCTTCTTCCCTATTAAATA
The Triticum dicoccoides isolate Atlit2015 ecotype Zavitan chromosome 3A, WEW_v2.0, whole genome shotgun sequence genome window above contains:
- the LOC119267944 gene encoding lysosomal amino acid transporter 1 homolog, producing MGIFSGTPPPSCPSAPHCAEWAKVYLKYCLCSTKDGVALGLGLASVLSWGIAEVPQIITNYKQKSTEGLSIAFLMTWIVGDLFNLAGCFLEPATLPTQFYMALLYTITTVILTGQTIYYSHIYHLKVKKTGVTAKSQKHQRGDASLREKLLGHRDEAFKNNIQSGPTIPIPSSPIQVNTEVFRQRHGSVSPGSDYYYASARSLSRSPVPTGTWLGNNHQTTKVPPQMSDEGEPLFGEFVPAQSAPAAITKNSLSVVPWISVVLGMCVLHILVGTARRDASNEIIITVGRKLLVVADDHAGSSPSHGSASGIGSFLGWAMAVIYMGGRLPQIFLNMQRGHAEGLSPLMFTFALVGNTTYVGSILVNSLDWARLRPNLPWLVDAGGCVLLDSFIILQFLYFHYRKQSGRDELDNLDKA